One window of the Staphylococcus equorum genome contains the following:
- a CDS encoding DNA polymerase III subunit delta' C-terminal domain-containing protein, giving the protein MDERERLTKAYQSNKLSHAYLFEGDDGQTMQQVAIDFTKLILCDQDNQCQLKVETFNHPDFMYISSEENTIKKDQIEQLLHHMNQLPIEGDYKVYIIESFEKLTIQGENSILKFLEEPPENTIAILLTTKPEQILDTIHSRCQHVYFKPINKANFINRLVERDISRPVAELLSTYTTQIETAVTLNEEADLMALRKSVIKWCQLLLTNRPMALIAIVDLLKQAKNRRLQMVTLAAVNGFFQDVMHAKVGMTDDMIYQDLQVDVQEYTEKLTYNQIILMYDQITEAHKKLNQNVNPTLVFEQIVIKGVN; this is encoded by the coding sequence ATGGACGAACGAGAAAGACTGACGAAAGCCTATCAATCAAATAAATTGTCACATGCTTATTTATTTGAGGGTGATGATGGTCAGACAATGCAACAAGTCGCTATTGATTTTACGAAGCTGATTTTATGTGATCAAGACAATCAATGTCAGTTAAAGGTAGAAACATTTAATCATCCTGATTTTATGTATATATCCTCTGAAGAGAATACAATAAAGAAAGATCAAATAGAACAGTTATTACATCATATGAATCAATTACCAATAGAAGGTGACTATAAAGTATATATTATTGAATCCTTTGAAAAGTTAACCATTCAAGGTGAAAATAGCATTTTGAAATTTTTAGAGGAACCTCCTGAAAATACTATCGCCATCTTATTAACTACGAAGCCTGAACAAATTTTAGACACAATCCATTCGAGATGTCAGCATGTTTATTTTAAACCTATTAATAAAGCTAATTTTATAAATAGATTAGTAGAACGTGATATTTCTCGTCCAGTAGCTGAATTATTAAGTACATATACTACGCAAATTGAAACGGCAGTTACGCTAAACGAAGAAGCAGATTTAATGGCGCTACGTAAAAGTGTCATTAAATGGTGCCAATTACTTTTAACAAATCGACCTATGGCATTGATTGCTATTGTCGATTTATTGAAACAGGCTAAAAATAGAAGGCTACAAATGGTCACATTAGCTGCAGTTAATGGTTTCTTTCAAGATGTTATGCATGCTAAAGTAGGGATGACTGATGATATGATATATCAAGATTTACAAGTCGATGTACAAGAATATACGGAAAAACTAACATATAATCAAATTATTTTGATGTATGATCAAATAACAGAAGCACATAAAAAGTTGAATCAAAATGTGAATCCAACTTTAGTGTTTGAGCAAATCGTAATAAAAGGGGTGAATTAG
- a CDS encoding cyclic-di-AMP receptor, translated as MKMIIAIVQDQDSQELSDKLVKHNFRATKLATTGGFLRAGNTTFLSGVEDDRVDEMLKVINDTCGNREQLVSPITPMGGSADSYIPYPVEVEVGGATVFVMPVETFHQF; from the coding sequence ATGAAAATGATTATAGCAATTGTACAAGATCAGGATAGTCAAGAACTGTCGGACAAACTTGTTAAACATAATTTTAGAGCAACAAAACTTGCAACCACTGGTGGATTTTTAAGAGCTGGGAATACTACGTTCTTATCTGGTGTTGAAGATGATCGCGTGGATGAGATGTTGAAAGTTATCAATGATACTTGTGGTAACAGAGAGCAGCTTGTATCACCTATTACACCGATGGGTGGTAGTGCAGATTCTTATATACCGTATCCGGTTGAAGTAGAAGTTGGAGGAGCAACGGTATTTGTAATGCCTGTTGAAACTTTCCATCAATTCTAA
- a CDS encoding PSP1 domain-containing protein, translated as MQNVVGIDFQKSGKMEYYSPQHFNLTVGDWVVVESKRGLEMGRVKYEPLNVADQDVTLPLKEIVRISTEEDLIRYEQNEQAAKEALQLCKDTIQQQQLEMRLVNCEFTLDKSKVIFNFTSDERVDFRKLVKVLAQKLKTRIELRQIGVRDEAKLLGGIGPCGRSLCCSTFLGDFEPVSIKMAKDQNLSLNPTKISGACGRLMCCLKYENDYYEEARAQLPDVGDPIETPEGNGKVIGLNILDISMQIKVEGLEQPLEYKMEELETFN; from the coding sequence ATGCAAAATGTAGTAGGTATTGATTTTCAAAAATCAGGGAAAATGGAATATTATTCGCCTCAACACTTTAATTTAACTGTAGGAGACTGGGTAGTTGTAGAGTCTAAAAGAGGGTTAGAGATGGGTCGTGTAAAATACGAACCTTTAAATGTTGCGGATCAAGATGTAACACTACCATTAAAAGAAATTGTACGTATTTCAACTGAAGAAGATTTAATCAGATATGAACAAAATGAGCAAGCTGCAAAAGAAGCTTTGCAATTGTGTAAAGATACAATACAGCAACAACAATTAGAAATGCGTTTGGTTAACTGTGAATTCACATTAGATAAATCAAAAGTAATATTTAATTTTACTTCAGATGAACGAGTTGATTTTAGAAAACTCGTAAAAGTCTTGGCACAGAAGTTAAAAACACGTATTGAATTAAGACAGATAGGTGTTAGAGACGAAGCAAAATTATTGGGTGGCATTGGGCCATGTGGACGTTCTTTATGTTGTTCAACATTTTTAGGTGATTTTGAACCAGTATCTATAAAAATGGCTAAGGATCAAAACTTATCTTTAAATCCAACTAAAATTTCGGGAGCCTGTGGACGTTTGATGTGTTGTCTCAAGTATGAAAATGATTATTATGAAGAGGCACGTGCACAATTACCTGATGTTGGTGATCCGATTGAAACACCAGAAGGTAACGGTAAAGTGATAGGGTTAAATATTTTAGACATTTCCATGCAAATTAAAGTGGAAGGCCTAGAGCAACCACTTGAATATAAGATGGAAGAATTAGAAACGTTTAATTAG
- the tmk gene encoding dTMP kinase encodes MSAFITFEGPEGSGKTTVIQQVAERLETEYDVVLTREPGGVKTGEQIREVLLEGDDMDERTEALLFAASRREHLVGKVIPSLDEGKIVLCDRYIDSSLAYQGYARGIGIEEVKSINEFAINGLYPDRTIYLDVSVEVGRDRIQKNQRNQNRLDQEDVIFHEKVVEGYKKIIHNESKRFIVIDANRSIEEVVNATYESINKYLEKL; translated from the coding sequence ATGTCAGCTTTTATAACTTTTGAGGGCCCAGAAGGTTCAGGTAAAACTACAGTCATTCAACAAGTGGCAGAAAGGTTAGAAACAGAGTATGATGTTGTACTCACTAGAGAACCTGGTGGTGTTAAAACTGGAGAGCAAATACGTGAAGTATTACTTGAAGGCGACGATATGGATGAGCGCACAGAAGCCTTATTATTTGCGGCCTCAAGACGTGAACATCTTGTTGGTAAAGTTATACCATCATTAGATGAGGGAAAGATAGTATTATGTGATCGTTATATAGATAGTTCATTAGCTTATCAAGGTTATGCACGGGGTATAGGAATAGAAGAAGTGAAATCTATTAATGAATTTGCTATTAATGGTTTATATCCAGATAGAACCATTTACCTTGATGTGAGCGTAGAGGTAGGTCGTGACCGTATACAAAAAAATCAGCGAAATCAGAATCGTTTAGATCAAGAAGATGTAATATTTCATGAAAAAGTAGTTGAAGGTTATAAGAAAATTATTCATAATGAGTCTAAACGTTTTATTGTGATTGATGCAAATCGAAGTATAGAAGAAGTAGTAAATGCGACGTATGAATCTATCAACAAATACTTAGAAAAATTGTGA
- a CDS encoding lysine decarboxylase, with amino-acid sequence MTLPLTNKLKNILNRNSISMHVPGHKNMTIGYLEQLNFKMDMTEITELDDLHHPEEVIAESMEGIEKHPDYDAYYLVNGTTSGILSVVQGFSGQHGHYSIVRNAHKSVFHALDLTSEQCQLLEMTMSKKTNQYLGPNLDTLLSQIEQTKLAILTYPNYYGECFDVSIAIKDLKEHNIPVLIDEAHGAHFDLEGFPNSTLNMGADYVVQSYHKSLPSLTMSSIIFIHKNAPRREKVIKYLSYFQSSSPSYLLMMSLELAHQFYKDYNSKLFFKKRDQLIQALKEIGAEVVKVEDPLKLNIRCNGYTGFELQKYFETKDIYVELADEHQVLFVLPLWHKGDTYPFDLLIERIRQIELEERHTQTPDQSAFRTEEGTYQAGDIVDTKSIDISHAGSKVLATNIVPYPPGIPVMFKGEKITENMIELMNYWYDNNIRVEGIKNYKIEIKDE; translated from the coding sequence ATGACATTACCATTAACTAATAAACTTAAAAATATACTAAATAGAAATTCGATTTCGATGCATGTACCTGGACATAAAAATATGACAATTGGTTATTTAGAGCAACTAAATTTTAAAATGGATATGACTGAGATTACAGAATTAGATGATTTGCATCATCCTGAAGAAGTGATAGCAGAAAGTATGGAAGGTATAGAGAAACATCCTGATTATGATGCGTATTATTTAGTCAATGGGACTACATCTGGTATTTTATCAGTAGTCCAAGGGTTTTCAGGGCAACATGGACATTATTCTATAGTTCGAAATGCACATAAATCTGTATTTCATGCTTTGGATTTAACATCAGAACAGTGTCAACTATTGGAAATGACAATGAGCAAAAAAACGAACCAATATTTAGGGCCGAATTTGGATACATTGCTTTCTCAAATAGAACAAACTAAATTAGCAATTCTTACATATCCTAATTATTATGGTGAGTGCTTTGATGTATCTATTGCTATCAAAGATCTAAAAGAGCACAATATACCTGTATTAATAGATGAAGCACATGGTGCCCATTTTGATTTGGAAGGTTTTCCCAATTCTACTTTAAATATGGGGGCGGATTATGTGGTGCAATCGTATCATAAGTCATTACCATCACTAACAATGAGTTCTATTATATTTATTCATAAGAATGCACCGAGAAGAGAAAAGGTTATTAAATATTTGTCCTATTTTCAATCTTCAAGCCCGTCCTATTTATTGATGATGAGTTTGGAATTAGCACATCAATTTTATAAAGATTATAATAGTAAACTCTTTTTTAAAAAAAGAGACCAATTAATTCAAGCGTTAAAAGAAATTGGCGCTGAAGTCGTTAAGGTTGAAGATCCTCTGAAATTGAATATACGTTGTAATGGTTATACTGGTTTTGAATTACAAAAGTATTTTGAAACTAAAGATATTTACGTTGAACTTGCTGATGAACATCAGGTATTATTCGTTTTGCCTTTATGGCATAAGGGGGATACCTATCCATTTGATTTATTAATTGAAAGAATACGACAGATTGAGTTGGAAGAGAGACACACACAAACACCTGATCAGTCAGCGTTTAGGACTGAAGAAGGTACATACCAAGCGGGTGATATAGTTGATACAAAAAGTATCGATATTAGTCATGCTGGATCTAAAGTTTTAGCAACAAATATCGTTCCATATCCTCCTGGCATTCCTGTTATGTTTAAAGGAGAAAAAATTACAGAAAATATGATAGAATTAATGAATTATTGGTATGATAATAATATAAGAGTAGAAGGAATTAAAAATTATAAAATAGAAATTAAGGATGAATAA